From Pongo pygmaeus isolate AG05252 chromosome 1, NHGRI_mPonPyg2-v2.0_pri, whole genome shotgun sequence, one genomic window encodes:
- the FAAP20 gene encoding Fanconi anemia core complex-associated protein 20 isoform X2 — protein sequence MEAPRKPRLGLSRRRPPPAGGPSGGRPWFLLGSDERERLWAELLRTVSPELILDHEVPPLPAFPGQEPRCGPEPTEVFTVGPKTFSWTPFPPDLWGPGRSYRLLRGAGGHLESPARSLPQRPAPDPCRAPRVEQQLSVEGAAALRSCPMCQKEFAPRHLNSRPHLCPAGS from the exons ATGGAGGCGCCGCGGAAGCCGCGGCTGGGGCTGAGCCGCCGAAGGCCGCCCCCGGCTGGCGG GCCTTCTGGCGGCCGCCCGTGGTTTCTCCTGGGGAGTGATGAGCGGGAGCGGCTCTGGGCCGAGCTGCTGCGCACGGTGAGCCCAGAGCTGATCCTGGATCACGAGGTGCCTCCACTGCCCGCCTTCCCTGGACAG GAGCCCAGGTGCGGCCCGGAGCCCACTGAAGTCTTCACTGTCGGACCCAAGACCTTTTCCTGGACACCCTTTCCGCCGGACCTGTGGGGCCCGGGCCGTTCCTATCGGCTGCTTCGCGGGGCAGGAGGGCACCTGGAATCCCCCGCCAGGTCCCTGCCCCAGCGCCCGGCACCTGATCCCTGCAGGGCCCCCAGGGTGGAGCAGCAGCTGTCTGTGGAGGGTGCCGCGGCCCTGCGCAGCTGCCCCATGTGCCAGAAGGAGTTCGCCCCCAG GCACTTAAACTCCCGCCCCCACCTGTGTCCTGCTGGCTCCTAA
- the FAAP20 gene encoding Fanconi anemia core complex-associated protein 20 isoform X3 produces the protein MEAPRKPRLGLSRRRPPPAGGPSGGRPWFLLGSDERERLWAELLRTVSPELILDHEVPPLPAFPGQEPRCGPEPTEVFTVGPKTFSWTPFPPDLWGPGRSYRLLRGAGGHLESPARSLPQRPAPDPCRAPRVEQQLSVEGAAALRSCPMCQKEFAPRSKNSSGMRRDRSPKLAANNNNNNNNNNRKVWVRWLVPVIPALWEAEAGGSRGQEFETRSLRSIW, from the exons ATGGAGGCGCCGCGGAAGCCGCGGCTGGGGCTGAGCCGCCGAAGGCCGCCCCCGGCTGGCGG GCCTTCTGGCGGCCGCCCGTGGTTTCTCCTGGGGAGTGATGAGCGGGAGCGGCTCTGGGCCGAGCTGCTGCGCACGGTGAGCCCAGAGCTGATCCTGGATCACGAGGTGCCTCCACTGCCCGCCTTCCCTGGACAG GAGCCCAGGTGCGGCCCGGAGCCCACTGAAGTCTTCACTGTCGGACCCAAGACCTTTTCCTGGACACCCTTTCCGCCGGACCTGTGGGGCCCGGGCCGTTCCTATCGGCTGCTTCGCGGGGCAGGAGGGCACCTGGAATCCCCCGCCAGGTCCCTGCCCCAGCGCCCGGCACCTGATCCCTGCAGGGCCCCCAGGGTGGAGCAGCAGCTGTCTGTGGAGGGTGCCGCGGCCCTGCGCAGCTGCCCCATGTGCCAGAAGGAGTTCGCCCCCAG AAGCAAAAACAGCTCGGGAATGCGAAGGGACCGGAGTCCAAAGTTAGcagccaacaacaacaacaacaacaacaacaacaacagaaaagtctgggtgcggtggctcgtgcctgtaatcccagcactttgggaggccgaggcgggcggatcacgaggtcaagagtttgagaccaggagtttgaggtcaatatggtga
- the FAAP20 gene encoding Fanconi anemia core complex-associated protein 20 isoform X1 — MEAPRKPRLGLSRRRPPPAGGPSGGRPWFLLGSDERERLWAELLRTVSPELILDHEVPPLPAFPGQEPRCGPEPTEVFTVGPKTFSWTPFPPDLWGPGRSYRLLRGAGGHLESPARSLPQRPAPDPCRAPRVEQQLSVEGAAALRSCPMCQKEFAPRLSQLDVDSHLAQCLAESAEDAMW, encoded by the exons ATGGAGGCGCCGCGGAAGCCGCGGCTGGGGCTGAGCCGCCGAAGGCCGCCCCCGGCTGGCGG GCCTTCTGGCGGCCGCCCGTGGTTTCTCCTGGGGAGTGATGAGCGGGAGCGGCTCTGGGCCGAGCTGCTGCGCACGGTGAGCCCAGAGCTGATCCTGGATCACGAGGTGCCTCCACTGCCCGCCTTCCCTGGACAG GAGCCCAGGTGCGGCCCGGAGCCCACTGAAGTCTTCACTGTCGGACCCAAGACCTTTTCCTGGACACCCTTTCCGCCGGACCTGTGGGGCCCGGGCCGTTCCTATCGGCTGCTTCGCGGGGCAGGAGGGCACCTGGAATCCCCCGCCAGGTCCCTGCCCCAGCGCCCGGCACCTGATCCCTGCAGGGCCCCCAGGGTGGAGCAGCAGCTGTCTGTGGAGGGTGCCGCGGCCCTGCGCAGCTGCCCCATGTGCCAGAAGGAGTTCGCCCCCAG GCTGAGCCAGCTGGATGTTGACAGCCACCTGGCCCAGTGTTTGGCCGAAAGCGCAGAAGACGCGATGTGGTGA